The nucleotide sequence GGAGTCAGCCATGCGACGGACTTCTTCATCACGCGGGCGCTCTTCACGACCTGCGGCAGGAACATCTTGCCCGCGCCGAAGAGGTCGCCAACCACGCCCATGCCGTCCATGAGAGGGCCTTCGATTACCTTCAGGGGACGGCCGTATTTGAGGCGGGCTTCCTCGGTGTCCTCGTCGATGAATTTGTCGATGCCCTTGAGCAGCGCGTATTCGAGGCGCTTCTCGACGGTGGCTTCGCGCCACGAGAGATCTTCCTCGATCTTCTTGCCGCCCTGTCCCTTGAAGCGCTCGGCGAATTCAAGCATGCGCTCGGTTGCGTCGGGCCGGCGGTTGAGCAGCACGTCTTCCACGTGCTCGAGCATTTCCTTCGGGATCTCGTCATAGACCTCGAGCATGCCGGCATTGACGATGCCCATGTCCATGCCCGCCTTGGTCGCGTGATAGAGGAAGGCCGAGTGCATGGCCTCGCGCACCACGTTATTGCCGCGGAAGGAGAACGAGATATTCGAGACCCCGCCCGAGACCTTTGCGTGAGGGAGGTTGGTCTTGATCCAGCGTGTCGCGTTGATGAAATCGAGAGCGTAGTTGTTGTGCTCATCGATGCCGGTCGCGACGGTCAGGATGTTCGGGTCGAAAATGATGTCCTCCGGCGGGAAGCCGACCTTGTCCACCAGCACGCGATAGGCGCGTTCGCAGATGCGGATCTTCTCGTCGTAGGTGGCAGCCTGGCCGTTCTCGTCGAATGCCATGACCACGGTCGCAGCGCCGAAGCGGCGGATGTACTTGGCCTGTTGGATGAACTTCTCCTCGCCTTCCTTCAGCGAGATGGAATTCACGATGCCCTTGCCCTGGAGGTATTTCAGGCCTTCCTCGATGATCTCCCACTTCGAGGAGTCCACCATCAGCGGCACCTTCGAGATCGCGGGCTCGCTCTGTACGAGCTGGAGGAAGCGCGCCATCATCGCCTTGCCGTCGATCAGTCCGTCGTCGAAGCAGATGTCGATGACGTTGGCACCGCTCTCCACCTGCTGGCGGGCGATCTCAAGCGCGTCATCGAGCTTTCCCTCACGCACCAGCTTCGCGAACTTCGGCGACCCGGCGACATTCGTGCGCTCGCCGATCATGAGGAAATTCTTGTCCGGCGTGTGATTGTAGGCTTCGGAGCCTGACAGGCGGAGGACTCGTGGAATGGAGGGCATGGGAAAGTGAAGAAATGGAACCGCCGGGGTGCTGAGAGACTGATTGAAAAGGTCGGGATTGAATGGATTCAATCTTCAAGAAGCGGCACCTCGCGGGGTGCGATGCCCTTCACTCCTTCGGCGATTGCGGCGACGTGTTCCGGTGTGTTTCCGCAGCATCCGCCGGCGAGATTGAGCAGGCCGTCGAGGGCGAACTCCTTCATGTAGGCATTCATGTGCGGGGGCTCGAGGTCGAAGCCGGTGGGCGCGAGGGGGTTCGGCAGGCCAGCATTCGGGTAGCAGGAGATGTGCGTGGCGGAAACCTTCGCCAGTTCCTCGAGGTGTGGCTTCATCAGGTCCGGGCCAAGCGAGCAATTAAGGCCCACTGCCAGCGGATTGACGTGCGCGACGGCATTCCACATGGCCTCCACCTTCTGCGCGGAGATCATCGTTTCACCTCCGCGACCAACCGCTGCGCTCACGATGATCGGCAGTTTTAGGGCGTCTGCTTCGAAGACTTCCTGAATCGCGACCAGCGCAGCCTTCGCGTTTAGCGCGTCGAAGATCGTCTCCACCATTAGGATGTCGCAGCCGCCTGCGATCAAGGCGCGCACCTGGCGGATGTAGTCCTCCTTCACCTGGTCAAAGGTCACCGTGCGGAAGCCCGCGTCATTCGCATCCGGCGAGGTGCTCAGCGAGACGGTGAGCGGCCCGATGGCCCCGGCCACGTAGCGTTTGATGCCAGTGTCGCTGCCGACATTGTCAGCCCACTTCCGGCACAGTCGTGAGGACTCCACATTCAGCTCCCACGCGAGATCGCGGAGCATCGGATCGTCGATGATCTTCTGGAAGAACTCCGGGTCCTTGATGCCGCCGTGCTCGCGCGGGTCGTCCACGAAGAATTCGCTCTGCGCGATCGAGGTCGCCGAGAAGGTGTTCGTTTCGCAGATGTCCGAGCCGGCCTCGTAGAAGCGCTTGTGGATATCACCGATCACGTCCGGACGCGTGATCGATAGGATGTCACCGTTGTTCAGCAGGTCCTTCTGCGAGTCCGCAAACCGGCTGCCCCGAGCCTCTTTTTCCACCAGCCCATACGAACGGATGGTGGTGCCCATCGCCCCGTCGAGGACGAGGATGCGCTGGCGGAGAGCCTTCTGGAGTTCGGCGGTCGGATCGGGGCGAGCCATGCCCGCGAGGGTATGACCGCCCGGCGCTTTCGCAAGAGTCAAATCGTCGTATCAGGATGCGTTGATGGATAGTTGGGGGCGCTTGCCACGGGGGCCCACGACCGGGTCTCTCCAGAGAAGCCGCGAAAGGACGAAAAAATTTGTCACAATCCGACCGACGATTCCGCCTCTAGCGTGAATGACCACGCGGACTGTCACGGTGAAACCGGGTGCTGCAGCCAGTCACCAACCATCATCAGCCTTCATTTCCATGATTCGAAATCCGTCATCCATCGCTCACGATCCGGTTTTCATCCGATACGTGCAGGCGGGAGACGGCGAAGCTTTCCGCGGGCTTGTCGACCGTCATCTGCCTGCCGTTCGCGGTACGGCGTCGCGGGTCCTAGGGACGGGTTCCCCATGGATCGATGACGTTGCCCAAGAAGTCTTCCTCTCGCTTGCCCGGAAGGCAGGCGTGCTTCCCGGAAATCTGATCCTCTCCGCATGGCTCCACCGTCAAACCGTACGCCGGGCGACCGATGTCCAGCGTTCGGAAGCAGCCCGTCACCGACGCGAACTCACCACCGATCTCCGCCCCGAGCCTGGATGCCTGACCGGGGAGCAGATGATCCGGGACCTAGACCGAGAGTTACTACGGTTGCCGGAGCGTGATCGCGAGATCCTGATCCTGCGCTTCATGGATAATTTCAGCTCGGAGGAGATCGGGCGTCGGCTCGGAATGAGCGCGGCGGGGGTCCGCAAGAAGATCGAGCGCAGCACGGCCAAGCTGAGAGAGCGTCTTCGCCTCACGTCGCAGCCTGCGGGCTTCACCAGCGCCGCACTGGGCACCTGCCTCGGGATCACTTCCTCAAGCGCGGGCACTACCCATCTCGCCGCGACGATCTGTGCCCGCTGCATGGCGATCCCGGTTTCAAAGAGCCTTTTCGGCACACTCATCACCACACTTATCATGAACAAGACACGAGCAATCGTCATTGCGGCACTTCTCTGTGCAGGCGCTGGAGCCTATCTCGCAGGCAACAGCAAACCTGCCGCCCCTCCGACCCTCGCGAAGTCCACCCCGCCTGCGCCGAGCCTTCCTGTGCCTGCTCCTGCCCCCGCGGCGCCAGCAAAGCCGACTCTGCCGGTTGCAAAGGCTGATCGTATCGCCAGATTGAAGTCGATCCTTTCCCTGGGAGACGACACCAAGCGCGTTCAAGCTTTGGCCAATTTCCTGGCGCTGCTCGCCCCGGTTGAGTTCGAGGAAATGATCGACGTTGCCCAGGAATTCCCTCATGCGGATGCGAACGGCGAAATCCGGAAGATGATGTATCTGGCATGGGCCCGTCACGACCGGGCTGCCGTTTTTGCGAAGCTGAAGAAGGATCTGCCCGCAGATCAGTTCGATCCGGTTAATGATCTCAATGTCACCTTGGCGGTGGCCATCATGCGTGAGTATGCGGCCGAGGATCCCGAGTCGGCCGTGGAATTCGGGCGGGAGCAACTCGTCACCAAAGATCCTCGGAAGTGGCCGGCTTATCAGAGCAAGTCGATTACCGCTCTCTTTGACGCCTTGGCCGCCAAGGATCTGCCGCTGGCCACATCCTCAGTCTCTCGATTCGAGGGCTACTACGGTGTCAATGAAGCCGTTGCCGCCGTGGTTGCCCATGTCCGTTCGCAGGGCGACGACGCTCTGGAGAAATGGGTTGGTTCGCTTCCTCCTGAGACTCGCGGAAACACGATCCGGGGCAGGGCCATCCTGCACATCGCCCAAGACATGCTCAAAGATGATGGAGGCAAAGCGATGGACTTCACTCTCCGGTATGAACCTTCCGTGACCGCCGGTGACACCTCATGGGAGGTGATGACGATGTGGTATAAGAAGGACGCTGAGGCTGCCACCGGCTATGTCGAGAAGATGCCGGCCGGAGCGTCGCTGGATCAGATGATGAAGGCCATCGAGTTCTCCAAGAAGATGCAGTCACCTTCCGTGAAGTAGACGGTCGGACCGCCGGGACGACGATTTTTGACCCCTTCCATTACAAAGCAACATGAGCAGAAATCTCGCCATAGGCATCCTCGGCATCCTTGTCCTCGCTATCGCGATCTGGCCTAGAGGACCGGTCGATGACAATGCCCGAACGGGCGATCCGCAGCCTGGCAGCGTCAGCCGACCTTCCGGCGTTAGCCGGTCGACTCAGGACAGGACGCTCCGAGAGGATGGAGTGAACTCGCTGACCCCGAGGTCCACTCGTCCGTCGGGCGATCCACTGGAAGGACTCGCGAACATCATGTCCACCGCCGGGGAGGCCGACCGGGTGATGAAGCTCGCAAACTACATTGGTTCCGTTGACGAAGCCGGACTCGAGGCCATCATCAATGAATTGCATCGGGATCCTGGCCTCGATCCGGGTGACTCCTTGCGGCGAATTGTATTCCTAGCCTGGGCGAAGAAGAATCCGAGGGCCGCCTTGGACAAGCTTGAGGAACCCCGTGACTTTCCTGACAAGACGTCGATTTATGACCAAAGACGGAGGGATCTTTCGATAGCTAGGGCGATCGGCAGCGACTGGGCGGGGCGGGATCCGAAGGCAGCCGTGAAGTTCGTGAATGCCTTCTTCACGCCGGACATGACGAATGTCGATATCCTCTCACGTCAGACGATGGGCTATCAACTCGCCGCGGGCATGCTGGCAGCCACCGCGGCTCGCGATATCACCGCGGCAGGTTGGATGATGAGGGACTTGGGACGGCGCACCCCTGGCAACAATTTATCGGAGGTCAAACAGCGGGTCGTTTCCCAAGGCGTCCTGGAGATGCAGCAGTGGCTGGAGATTTTTCCCGGCAGAGGTGAAGGGCCGGAGGCTGGATTGGATCGCTTCAGCCTCGCCTACGAGCTGGGATTTGAATACTCGAAACGAGACATGAAGGCTGGCGCGGACTTCATTTTTGATAACGCCCGTCACGACCCTTTGCTTGCAAGCGATCAGGGCATTCCGATCAATTTCCTCAATTCACTCCACTTCCTGTTAACGGCTTGGAAAGCGAAGGATCCCGCCGGAGCAGCAGCTTATGTGGAAGCGCTACCAGAGCGTCACCGGGCCGAGCAGCTCGCGAAGACCACGGCCCGGGAGATTCTCGCGAAGTGAAGCGCACAAGGTCGTGGCCGGAGCCTCTCCGGCATCCGGCCACGGATGAAGCCTCAGTCGGGAATCTTGTTCACCGTGTAGAAGGCGAGGTTGTTTTGGAGGGGCGAGCCGTCGGGGGAGTCCACCTTGGGGAAGCCGATGCGGAAGACGCGCCGCTCGGCGAGGCCATCCACTTTCAGCGTCACGGACTTCGCGTCGCTGGAGACGACGGACACGTTGTGGCTTTTCTTGTCCTCCGGGTCGCTGCCGTAGGTCCACTTGGATTGGTAGGTGAAGGAGGATAGCTCCCATACCTTCGCGTCCTTGTATTGGGACGGAATCTCCTTCGTGAAGCTCACGGTGAAGCCGTCCTTGGTGATCTTCACCCGGTCGATGTCAAAGGGCACCGGGCCGAGGAAGTTGACCCGCTGCAAGCCTTCCGCGGGTGCGCCCCATCCGCGGACCGTCTGCCCGAGGTAGAGCTGCTTGCCATCCGCGGTGAAGCGCGCGCGATGGTTCCCGGAGTGCAGGCCCCGGCCATCGATGAAGTGAGTGCAGGCACCCTGCCAGGTGTCACCCACCTTCTCGACCATCACGCGGGTGACGCGCTCGCCGTTGTTGTCAGGCAGTAGCAATTGACCGGCGAAATGATTGCCCTTCGGAAACTCCATCGGCTCACCTGCTGAGCGGTTCATTTCCATGTGCGGGATCTCTACCGCGGCCCAAGTGCGGTCCTTGTTATACTCATCCAGATTCTCCCGATAGTAAGCGAGGGGATCGGTGCTTTTGGTGAATTCCGGGTCCCAGACGAGGCTGTTCGGATGGCCGTAGAAGCGACCCTTCTCCACATGATAAAGCGGGGTCGTGGCCTTCCAGTCGCCTTGGTTGTCCCCGGCCCAGAGCTCGCCGCCGGAGTCCTGATAGATCCCATTGGCCATGCGGAAGCCGGATGCCCACGGCGTGATGTTGCCCTTGGCGTCGCTATGGAGCACCCAGCCCTTCCACTTCACCGCGGAGTAGTTCCGGCCGCGCCGACCGGCATCCGAGTAGGTGCCGAGCGTGTGCTCGAAGGTAGGGCCGGAGAAGGATGCGGTGCCTACGGCGATGAAGTAGCCGCCCTTGCCGTCGCGGGTCAGCGCGTTCGTCTCGTGGTAGTTTCCGCTCAGGCCCCAGCCGCGGGCGAATGGCGTGAACTTGTCCGCCTCTCCGTCCCCGTCGGTATCCTCGGCCTCGGTCATCTCGGCCATCTGCGTCACGCGGATCTTCGTCGGGCTGATGACATCGAGACCGCAGCCATTGTCGAAGCCGGTGGCAAAGAGCTTCCAGGCAAAGGCCTTCGGATCCTTGGTCGGCTTTGCCGTCAAAACGTCACCACGCCGCAGGACGACGAATAGCGTGCCGTCTTCCGCGAAGTCGATGGCACCCACTTCCGGGGGCACCCCGGAGGGAAGGTCGATGGTCTCGACCTTGTAGCAGTCGGCGAACTTCACCGCATGGAGGGGCTGGGCGGCCAGGAGACCGAGGACGCCTGCTTTGATGAAAAGGGTAGGTTTCATGGCGTGGCGGGTCATTCGGGTTTGGCCAGGGATTCGATGTAGAGGGCAAGGGAATCGTATTCCACGTCTGGCAGGCCAAAGGGTGGCATGTAGTTCGGCGGGTAGCCCTTCACGACTTTCGCGTTCGGCGCCTTGATCGACTCGATGAGATACTCGCGATCCGCCATCACCGGCTTGTCGAGTCCCTCGATCTCCACCTCGTGTCCGAAGAGCAGGCCGACGGATGGCCCGTGGTTCTTCGAGCCGTCCGTGCTGTGGCAGGCGGAGCAGCCATACTGCAGGAAGAGCTTTTCTCCGGCCTCAGCGCTCGCCTTCGTGATCTTGTTGTCAGGCTGGTAGCCTTGGAATTGCCCGAGATCGCTGCCGGCGAGGGTCAGGCTCAGTGTGCCTTTGCCCTTCGCTCCCTCGACTCCCTTCCATGAAAGCTCGCCGTCGCCTGCCGTCGTCACCGTCACCGTGCAAGCCAGCGGCTTGTCAGAGGGAGTGACCGTCAGGGTAAATGGCGTCTCGCCCGCCTTGAATTCGTAAGTCGGCACGCCTTTCACGAGCCGGTGCCCGGTGTAAACCCGCGGGCCGAGGTCGGTGATCGACTTGCCATCCAGCTCGATGGGGTCCTTCCCGGTGGTCTTCCAGAAAAGCGTGCCCACCAGCCGCGGGACATAGCCAAAGGAGACCCGCGAGCCCTTCGACTGATCGCCCCAGTAGGGCGTCATGTCCACGAAGCCGCCCTGCCATGTGTAGAGGAGCCGGCACTCGGTGGTGTCGAAAACGTAAGACAGCGAGGGCCCGAAATTCACTCCGATGGCCGCGGCGAGGCCTGCCATCGGCACCACTTCTCCCTTCACGTCCGAGCCGATCTGCGGATTGTATTTCGAGACCTTTCGTCCCGTGTCGTGCTGGGAAAAGACCGCGTCATCGATGTCCGGGTCGGGCAGGTAGCTGCGCAGCACCAGGGGCCTCTCCACCGACCCCATCGGCCGGTTTTCGTAGGTGATCAGGGGCTCCGCGGCATGCGCGGACAGGCCGAGAGTGAGAAGGAGAAGGGTTTTCCTCATGGATGAATTCATTCGGAGACGTGCCAGTGTGGCAAAATCTGTCGGACAAATCACTCACCCGATTGAGTCAGCCTGTCATGCGTGCCGAGGATTTGCCCTTGGCCCGCGGCGGTTGTTGGAGAAAGTGGCGGCAGCATGCGCGGTGCCGGAGGGCGATGGAAATGGGACGAACTGATCGACTTCGAAGTCGCCTTGGCGGCTTGGGACGGGGAATCGCGTCCGGACGAGGTCGCATCGGAGGGCTCGCGGCCCGCCGTGATGAAGTCTTGGAAACTGGCCGCCGGAGTTCCGGAGGTTGGCAGGACCTGGGTGAGGGCCATTGCCTGGGCCGGGGCGATCGCGAGCGGCCTCGCATTCCTCGCCGGTGTCGGTGCGGCCTGGGGCTGCTATGATCGGGATCGCGAGGGCGTTGATGTCATCATTTTGCTCGTTTTCACGCTCCTGATACCTTGGCTCACGCTGGTTGTGGGGCTCACCGTCTGGATTTTCCGCCCGCGATGGGGTGGGCTCATCGGGCCGGTGCTGCGGAAGCTGGTCGCAAAATTCGCCGGGAAGGACGGCGGCAAGGTGCTTTCGGTGATCGAGGGTAGCCCGGAGCTTGCGAAGTCCTTTGGCTGGAAGCTTGCCGCACGCGCGCAGTCCGCCGCGCTGAATTTCCACCTCGGGGCCATCATCGGGCTGACCCTGTTGTTCGTTTTCCGGCGGGTGGGCTTCTACTGGGAAACGACCACGGAGCGAGCCATGGAGCGCACGCTTGAGAGCGTGGTTCAGTTTCTCTCGATGCCATGGCGCGACGTGCTGCCACGGATGGTGCCGGAAATCGCAACCAGCCGCCGTGGTGCGGATTGGGAGGGCGGGGGAGCGAGTTGGATGGCGTTCCTGATACTGGCCCTGCTGGTGTGGGGAGTGGCTCCGCGATTCCTGCTGGAGGCATTTGCCCACACCCGGTCGTGGCTGGCGGTGCGCACTCCGGCATTCCAGTCGCCACGTCATCGCCGCCTCTGGCGCGTGCTCACCGGCGTGAAGCGCGGCGAGGAGCCCGCGGGCCCGGCGGATGGCGCGCTGGTGCTCGATCTCGGCGGCATCTCGCCGGACCGCGATTCGCTGCGGCCATTCTTCCTCCGCCACCTGCGGCTGAATCCCGTGGCGTGGGAAACGCTGGAGGTGCTGGACGAGGGGCGCGAGGCTGCCGCCCGGACCGCGCTCGGGAAAGCACCGGCCGGGATCATTGTGCTCGCCGAGGGCTGGTCGCTGGCCCCGCGGCAGATGGAGGAGACGCTGAAACGCGTGCTCGCCGCGGCAGGTGGCCGCCGTTCCTCGGTGGTGGTCGCGGACTTCGACCGCGAGGGGCGTCCGCGTCCGCCGAAGGCCGACGACAGGGCGGCGTGGGAAGCGTATTTCGACGGTCAAAAGGGCCTCGATGTGGAAGTGAGCTTTTATGAGGAGGATCGTACATGGGCACCTGGCTGAACGCTGATATCCCGGCCTTCGCCATCGTCGGGCGCGTCAATGCCGGCAAGACGTCCACCCTGGCGACACTGCTGGAGATCGATGACGACGAGTTGCTGCGGATCAGCGCGACGCCCGGGGAAACCACCGGCGTGCTTCCGCTGCCGGTGCGCTACAACGAAGAGGAGCTGCTGCTCTTCCTCGATACTCCCGGCTTCCAACAACCCATCGAGGCGATGAAGGAGATCCAGCGCCTGGCTGCCGGACGCTCTCCCGGCCCGGCGGAGATCGCAAGATTCGTGAAGGAATGCCGCGAACGTTTCCCCGACGAGGCGCGTTTGTTAGAGCCACTGTCGGAAGGCGCCGGCGTCATCTACATTGTCGATCCCGGCAAGCCGCTGCGTGACTCCTTCCTCGCGGAAATCGAGATCCTCCGGTGGACGGGACGCCCGCGTCTGGCGCTGCTGAATCCCCAGTCGGAGCCCGCTCCCGAGCAGGAACGCGAATGGCGCGACCGCCTCGGCACGGCCTTCAATCTGGTCCGCACCTTTGACGCCCACGAGGCTCGATTCGACGAGCGGCGGCGGCTGTTGGAAGCGCTGCTCCAGATCGAGGAGCATCACGCGGGACACATCCGCAGGGTCATCTCGGCGATGGAGAACGAGATGTCCGACCGTCGGGAAGAGGCAGCCGAGGCGATCCTGGATTTCCTCGAGAAGTCGCTCACGCTGCGCGTCAGCGATCCCATCGATGTCCGCGACCGCGGCATCCCGGCGCGCATGGAGAAGAAGCGGGCCGATCTGGAGGTGCGCTATTTCAAGAAGCTCGCCGACCTCGAGCAGGATTGCCTGAAGCGACTGCTCAAGACCTATCGCCATCACCTGATCAAGCCGGACATCGATCCCTCCCGCCATGCCGGGCTCAATCTCGCCGTCGCGGAGACGTGGCGGAAGTGGGGCCTGAATCGCTGGCAGCTCACCGCTGCTGGCGCGGTGGCTGGCGGCGCGGCGGGTGCTGTCTTCGACCTCGGAGTCGGCGTGCACAGCCTCGGTGCGGGCACGGTGATCGGTGCGATCGGTGGCGGAACGGCCGCGTTCTTCAAGGGCGGTGCCCTGCCCGAACTGCGCTTCAAGGGCGTGAGCCTCGGCAAGGTCCAGAGCGACGGACAGGCGCTGGAGGCCGGGCCGCCGCAGAGCCCGAATTTCGCGTGGGTGCTGCTCGATTCCATGCTGATCCGCCATGCGGGCATCCTCGACCGTGCGCATGGCCGTCGTGATTCCGGAGTGATCGAAGTGAGCGAGCAGGAGAGCCTCGTCCGGAACTTCCCATCGTCACGCCGCAGCCTGCTGCAGAAGTGGTTCACCAGTTGCCTGAAGGGATCGCCGGATCGCGGCAAGGAGCCGGAGGTCTTTGCCGAACTCGTGGCGGCACTCGACGAACGACAGGAAAGCGCTGAGCCGGAGGATTGAAAGAGCGGCGGGAGTGGTGCCGTTGTGCCGTTTTGGTCACCGTTTCCTCGTCGATAGCGTTGGCGGGTGAAGATCGGGTGTCCATTTTCCGATCATGGCTTTCTCATCGCTAAGACCGCTCGCTCTCTTGTTCCTCCTGTTAGGTCCTGCGTCCGGGGAGGAAGGTGCAG is from Luteolibacter flavescens and encodes:
- a CDS encoding homocysteine S-methyltransferase family protein — its product is MARPDPTAELQKALRQRILVLDGAMGTTIRSYGLVEKEARGSRFADSQKDLLNNGDILSITRPDVIGDIHKRFYEAGSDICETNTFSATSIAQSEFFVDDPREHGGIKDPEFFQKIIDDPMLRDLAWELNVESSRLCRKWADNVGSDTGIKRYVAGAIGPLTVSLSTSPDANDAGFRTVTFDQVKEDYIRQVRALIAGGCDILMVETIFDALNAKAALVAIQEVFEADALKLPIIVSAAVGRGGETMISAQKVEAMWNAVAHVNPLAVGLNCSLGPDLMKPHLEELAKVSATHISCYPNAGLPNPLAPTGFDLEPPHMNAYMKEFALDGLLNLAGGCCGNTPEHVAAIAEGVKGIAPREVPLLED
- a CDS encoding RNA polymerase sigma factor; amino-acid sequence: MIRNPSSIAHDPVFIRYVQAGDGEAFRGLVDRHLPAVRGTASRVLGTGSPWIDDVAQEVFLSLARKAGVLPGNLILSAWLHRQTVRRATDVQRSEAARHRRELTTDLRPEPGCLTGEQMIRDLDRELLRLPERDREILILRFMDNFSSEEIGRRLGMSAAGVRKKIERSTAKLRERLRLTSQPAGFTSAALGTCLGITSSSAGTTHLAATICARCMAIPVSKSLFGTLITTLIMNKTRAIVIAALLCAGAGAYLAGNSKPAAPPTLAKSTPPAPSLPVPAPAPAAPAKPTLPVAKADRIARLKSILSLGDDTKRVQALANFLALLAPVEFEEMIDVAQEFPHADANGEIRKMMYLAWARHDRAAVFAKLKKDLPADQFDPVNDLNVTLAVAIMREYAAEDPESAVEFGREQLVTKDPRKWPAYQSKSITALFDALAAKDLPLATSSVSRFEGYYGVNEAVAAVVAHVRSQGDDALEKWVGSLPPETRGNTIRGRAILHIAQDMLKDDGGKAMDFTLRYEPSVTAGDTSWEVMTMWYKKDAEAATGYVEKMPAGASLDQMMKAIEFSKKMQSPSVK
- a CDS encoding c-type cytochrome: MRKTLLLLTLGLSAHAAEPLITYENRPMGSVERPLVLRSYLPDPDIDDAVFSQHDTGRKVSKYNPQIGSDVKGEVVPMAGLAAAIGVNFGPSLSYVFDTTECRLLYTWQGGFVDMTPYWGDQSKGSRVSFGYVPRLVGTLFWKTTGKDPIELDGKSITDLGPRVYTGHRLVKGVPTYEFKAGETPFTLTVTPSDKPLACTVTVTTAGDGELSWKGVEGAKGKGTLSLTLAGSDLGQFQGYQPDNKITKASAEAGEKLFLQYGCSACHSTDGSKNHGPSVGLLFGHEVEIEGLDKPVMADREYLIESIKAPNAKVVKGYPPNYMPPFGLPDVEYDSLALYIESLAKPE
- a CDS encoding DUF2868 domain-containing protein — protein: MRGAGGRWKWDELIDFEVALAAWDGESRPDEVASEGSRPAVMKSWKLAAGVPEVGRTWVRAIAWAGAIASGLAFLAGVGAAWGCYDRDREGVDVIILLVFTLLIPWLTLVVGLTVWIFRPRWGGLIGPVLRKLVAKFAGKDGGKVLSVIEGSPELAKSFGWKLAARAQSAALNFHLGAIIGLTLLFVFRRVGFYWETTTERAMERTLESVVQFLSMPWRDVLPRMVPEIATSRRGADWEGGGASWMAFLILALLVWGVAPRFLLEAFAHTRSWLAVRTPAFQSPRHRRLWRVLTGVKRGEEPAGPADGALVLDLGGISPDRDSLRPFFLRHLRLNPVAWETLEVLDEGREAAARTALGKAPAGIIVLAEGWSLAPRQMEETLKRVLAAAGGRRSSVVVADFDREGRPRPPKADDRAAWEAYFDGQKGLDVEVSFYEEDRTWAPG
- a CDS encoding GTPase/DUF3482 domain-containing protein; translated protein: MGTWLNADIPAFAIVGRVNAGKTSTLATLLEIDDDELLRISATPGETTGVLPLPVRYNEEELLLFLDTPGFQQPIEAMKEIQRLAAGRSPGPAEIARFVKECRERFPDEARLLEPLSEGAGVIYIVDPGKPLRDSFLAEIEILRWTGRPRLALLNPQSEPAPEQEREWRDRLGTAFNLVRTFDAHEARFDERRRLLEALLQIEEHHAGHIRRVISAMENEMSDRREEAAEAILDFLEKSLTLRVSDPIDVRDRGIPARMEKKRADLEVRYFKKLADLEQDCLKRLLKTYRHHLIKPDIDPSRHAGLNLAVAETWRKWGLNRWQLTAAGAVAGGAAGAVFDLGVGVHSLGAGTVIGAIGGGTAAFFKGGALPELRFKGVSLGKVQSDGQALEAGPPQSPNFAWVLLDSMLIRHAGILDRAHGRRDSGVIEVSEQESLVRNFPSSRRSLLQKWFTSCLKGSPDRGKEPEVFAELVAALDERQESAEPED